CAATTGCGAGCCGCAAAACGGTGCGGCAATCCGGCTTCAATAGAGGTATTTTATGATAATTAGAAAAGAGGCTGAAAATAAATGTTTTCATGTACTTGTTCGGGGTATTGTGATAGATGAAGGCTATCTTTTAGCTGTTAAAGGGAAAGGGCAGCCTTACACTTTTCTTGTTGGTGGCCATTTAGAATTTAATGAAAACTTACAGCAAGCTTTACAACGCGAAATACAAGAAGAGCTAGGCTACTATGCAGCGTTGGTCGCTATGTGAGCTGCCTTGAGGCGGCGTGGGAAGGCAATGGCTGGTATAACCAAGAGATAAACCACATTTTTATGGTGAGTGGTATCACGAAAGATACGCCCGTTAAAGCCTTAGAAGAGCATTTAGAGGTGTGCTGGTTAGAGATAGCTAGCCCAGAGCTAGAGAGTTTACTGCCTTTTTCGATGCAAACGGTGGTGAAGAATGTGCTCGTAAATAATATTGAACTAAATTATATGGCGGAGATGTAAGGCAGCAGGTGTGTTATTACGATAAATTATGCAGTAATTTATATTTATAGATAGATAATTCCTTTTATTTTTAAAATTATTTTTTCTTGCTATTGGCTGTTATTGTGGCCATTGTAGCTACGCTCAATTTTCATCTTTCCGTTTTCGCTTTTCAGCCCTCTTTTAAATTCCAGTACCCGGTTATATACCTTTTCGTTTAATCCGCTAATTTCGCCTTCCTCCAGCAGTTTACCGCCTAAAAACGCTATCATTTCGCCGTTATCGCCGCATAAAGATAGAGGAGGGGAGTAAGCCGTTATCCCTTTAAGCTGGGCCAGTTTAGCACGTAAATAACTATTCGCCGCCACACCGCCGCCAATGACAACTGTATGTAAATTAAAATCTTTTAAAGATTTTTTAATTTTGGCCATGAGTTGACCAATGGCGGCGCGCTGGAAGCCGGCGGCAATATCGGCCTGTGTGTAACCTTCTTTTACTTTAAAAAGTTCCAGCTGGTTGATGACGGCATTTTTCAGCCCGCTGTAAGACATATCGTAACGATGGTTGCCTTTGTAGAGGTTGGCAAAGGGAAAGTTAAAGGCCAATTCATCGCCATCTTTACTCAATTTATCGATGGCCGGCCCACCGGGAAAACCCCAGCCGTAGTGTTTGGCCACTTTGTCGTAACATTCGCCGCAGGCATCATCAATGGTGCTGCCGATTACTTCTATATCATTGAAAGATTTAACCACCATCAAGGTGGTATGCCCGCCGGAGATGATGGCCCCCAAATAAGGATAATCAATGTTATGTACTAAATGATTAATATATAAATGCGCTCTAATATGGTCTACCGCTATGCTGGGGATATTTAGCGCCCACGCAAAAGCTTTGGCAAAGCTGGCCCCTACCAGCAAGCTGCCCACAAGGCCGGGCCGGTTGGTGTAAGCCACTGCGGTAATTTGGTTAGGTTTAATAGCGGCTTTAGCTAAGCACTCTTTTACGGTAGGTAGCGCTAGCTCGGTGTGCAGGCGGCTGGCTACTTCGGGGGCAACACCGCCAAAGGAACGGTGCTGCTCTATTTGGCTGGCGACTACGCCGGCTAAAATTTTATTGTTATGTAAAATGGCAACGGCAAATTCATCGCAGCTGCTTTCTATGCCTAATATCATGGGGTTAGTATATAAGAAAAAGTGATAATTGAAAAGTGAAAAGTTATTCTTTTTCGTGGCCATATCTCTTTTTTGTAGAATTTATAAATTATATAAATAAAAATAAAATTTAACTCGTAGTTGACACACATTTTGATTACAGTTACAATTATTTTTAGTTCTTAGTAAGGAGCCTTAAATGACCGGCAAAAAAGTAAACG
This genomic stretch from Spirochaetaceae bacterium harbors:
- a CDS encoding DUF4916 domain-containing protein yields the protein MIIRKEAENKCFHVLVRGIVIDEGYLLAVKGKGQPYTFLVGGHLEFNENLQQALQREIQEELGYYAALVAM
- the tsaD gene encoding tRNA (adenosine(37)-N6)-threonylcarbamoyltransferase complex transferase subunit TsaD, whose translation is MILGIESSCDEFAVAILHNNKILAGVVASQIEQHRSFGGVAPEVASRLHTELALPTVKECLAKAAIKPNQITAVAYTNRPGLVGSLLVGASFAKAFAWALNIPSIAVDHIRAHLYINHLVHNIDYPYLGAIISGGHTTLMVVKSFNDIEVIGSTIDDACGECYDKVAKHYGWGFPGGPAIDKLSKDGDELAFNFPFANLYKGNHRYDMSYSGLKNAVINQLELFKVKEGYTQADIAAGFQRAAIGQLMAKIKKSLKDFNLHTVVIGGGVAANSYLRAKLAQLKGITAYSPPLSLCGDNGEMIAFLGGKLLEEGEISGLNEKVYNRVLEFKRGLKSENGKMKIERSYNGHNNSQ